gatataatatatatatatatatatatatatatatatatatatatatatatatatatatgtatatatatatttatatatatatatatatatatatatgtatatatgtatatatatatataattatatgtatatatgtatatatatatatatatatatatatatatatatttatatatatatatatatatatatatatatatatatatatatatttatttatatatatatatatatatatatatatatatatatatatatatatatatgtgtatatatatatatatatatatatatatatatatatgtgtgtatatatatatatatatatatatatattatatatatatatatatatttatatatacatatatatatatatatatacatatatatatatatatatatatatatatatatatatatacatatatactatatataatatatacatatatcatatatatatatatatatatatatatatatatatatatatatatatatatatatatatatatatacataaatacatatatatacataaatacatatatatatatatatatacatatatatatatatatataatatatatatatatatacatatatatatatatacatatatatatatatatatatatatatatatatatatatatacatatatatatatatatatatatatatatatatatatatatacatatctatatatatatatatgtttatatagatatgtatatatatatatatctatatatatatatatatatatatatgtatatatatatatatatacatatatatatatatacatatatatatatatatatatatatatatatatatatatatatatatatatatatatacatatctatatatatatatatgtatatatatatatagatatgtatataatatatatatatatatatatatatatatatatatatatatatatatatatatatgtatatatatatatatatatatatatatatatatatatatatatacataaatacatatatgtatatacataaatacatatatatatatatacatatacatatatatatatatatatatatatatatatatatatatatatatatatatatatatatatatatatatatatatatacataaatacatatatgtatatacataaatacatatatatatatacatatatatatatatacatatatataatatatatatacatatatatatatatatacatatatatatatatatatatatatatataaatatatatatatatatatatatatatatatatatatatatatatatatatatatatatatatatatatatatatatatatatatatacatatatacatatatatatatatagatatatatatatatatatatatatatatatatatatatatatatatatatatatatatatatatatatatacatatacatatatatatatatatttatatatatatatatatatatatatatatatatatatatatatatatatatatatatatatacatatatatatatacatacatatatatatatatatatatatatatatatatatatatatatatatatatttatatatacatatatatatatatatatatatatatatatatatatatatatatatatatacatacatatattatatatatatatatatatatatatacatacatatatatatatatatatatatatatatacatacatatatatatatatatatatatatatatatatatatatacatatatatgtatatatatatatatatatatatatatatatattatatatatatatatatgtatatatatatatatatatatatatatatatatatacatatatatatatatatataatatatacatatatatatatatatatatacatatatatatatataatatatacatatatatatatatatatatatatatatatatacatatatatatatatatatatatatacatatatacatatatatatatatataatatatatatatatatatatatatatatatatatatatatatatatatatatatgtatatatgtatatatgtatatatatatatatatttatatgtatatatgtatatatatatatatatatataaatatatatatatatatatatatatatatatatatatatatatatatatatatatatatatatacatatacatatatatatatatatatttatatatatatatatatatatatatatatatatatatatatatatatatatatatacatatgtatatatatatatatatacatatatatatatatatatatatatatatacatatatacatatatatatatatatatatatatatatatatatatatacatatatatatatatatatatatatatatatatatacataaatacatatatatatatatatatatatacatatatatatatatatatatatatatatatatatgtatatatatatgtatgtatatatatatatatatatatatatatatatatatatatacatatatatatacatatatatatatatatacatatacatatatatatacatatatatatatatatatatatatatattatatatatatatacatatatatatatatatatatatatatatatatatatatatatacatatatatatatatatatatacatatatatatatatatatacatatatatatatatatatacatatatatatatatatacatatataaatatatatatatatatatatatatatatatatatatatatatatatatacatatatacatatatatatatatatatatatatacatatatatatatatatattatatatatatatattatatatatatatatatatatatatatatacatatacatatatatatatatatattttattatatatatatattatatatatatatatatatatatatatatatatatatatatatatacatatacatatatatatatatatatatatatatatatatatatttatatatatatatatatatatatatatatatatatatatatatatacatatatacatatatatatatatatacatatatacatatatatatatatatatatatatatatatatatatatatattatatatatatatatatatatatacataaatacatatatatatatatatatatatatatatacatacatatatatatatatatatatatatatacatatatatatatattatatatatatatatatatatatatatatatacatatatatatatatatataatatatatatatatatatatatatatatatatatatacatatatacatatatatatatatatacatatatacatatatatatatatatatatatatatatatatacatatattatatatataatatatatatatatatatatatatatatatatatatatatatatatatatatatatgtatatatgtatataatatatatatatatttatatgtatatatgtatatatatatatatattatatatatatataaatatatatatatatatatatatatatatatatatatatatatatatatatatacatatacatatatatatatatatatatttatattatatatatatatatatatatatattatatatatatatatatatatatatatatacacatatatatatatatatatatatatatatatatatatatatataaatatatatatatatatatatatatatatatatatatatatatatatatatatatacatatatacatatatatatatatatatatacaaatatacatatatatatatatatatatatatatatatatatatatatatatatatatatatatatatatacataaatacatatatatatatacatatatatatatatatatatatatatatatatatatatatatatatatatatatatatatatatatatatatatatatatatatacacatatatatatatatacatatatatatatatacatatatatatatatacatatatatatatatatatatatatatatatatacatatatatatatatatatgtatatataaatatatatatatatatatatatatatatatatatatatatatatatatatacatatacatatatatatatatatatacatatatatatatatatatacatatatatatatatatatatatatatatatatatatatatatatatatatatatatacacacataaatacatatatgtatatacatatatatatatatatatatatatatatatatatatatatacatatatatatatatatatacatatatatatatatatataaatatatatatatatatataaatatatatatatatatatatatatatatatacatatatacatatatatatatagatatatatatatatatatatatatatatatatatatatatatatatatatatatatatatatatatatatatatatatatatatatatatatatatacatatacatatatatatatatatacatatacatatacatatatatatatatatatatatatatatatatatatatatatatatatatatatatatatatatacatatacatatatatatatatatatatatatatatatatacatatatatatatatatatatatatatatatatatatatatatatatatttatatatacatatatatatatatatatacatatatatatatatatatatatatatatatatatatatatatatatatatatatatatatatatatacatatatacatatatatatatatacatatatacatatatatatatatatatatatatttatatatatatatttatacatatatatatatatatatatatatatatatatatatatatatacataaatacatatatatatatatatatatatatatatacatatatatatatatatatatatgtatatatatatgtatatatatatatatatatatatatatatatatatatatatatatatatatatatataatatatatatatatatatatatatatatatatatgtatacatatatatatacatatatatatatatatatatatatatatatatatatatatatacatatatatatatatatatacatatatatatatatatatatatatatatatatatatatatatatatatatatatacatatatatatatatatatacatatatatatatatatatatacatatatatatatatatagatatatatatatatatatatatatatatatatatacatatatatatatatatatatataatttatatatatatatatatatatatatatatatatatatatatatatatatatatacataaatacatatatgtatatacatacatacatatatatatatatatatatatatatatatatatatatatatatatatatatatatatatatatatatatatatatatatatatatataaatatatatatatatacatatatatatatatatatacatatatatatatatatacatatatatatatatatatatatatatttatatatatatatatatatatacatatatacatatatatatagatatatatatatatatatatatatatatatatatatatatatatatatatatatatatatataatatatatatataaatatatatatatatatatatatatatatatatatatatatatatatatatatatacatatatatacatatatatatatatatatatgtacatatatatatatatatatatatatatatatatatatatatatatatatatatatatatatatatatatatatatatatatatatatagatacatatatatatatatacatatatatttttttttttggaaatttggaatatatatatattggaagAAAAGGACACAAGACACCCCAAAacccgccggcataaaaaaccctagtggggaaaaagccattgGGAGATGGGGCCAAGGAGCAGTCCACCCAAAAAATCGGCATGGGGGCGACGTAAATACGTCCCCAGCTATTAAAGTTTCGCCATTTTCCACCTTTCTACTATATCCCTGCATAAACACAGCCAAAACCAACGAGGCCCATGCATTAcatcaccttacacaccatggaTAGGACACctcaccttacacaccatagAAAGCAAAAACAGCATATACAAACCATATATACAAGACATATACAACCAGTATAGACTATATTATGATACATAGCCGCCTTAGGATCTCAAAATGAATGATTCTGCATTGAATATCACATGTGGCGGATAGCCAGATAATCCCATCATTTCCTTTGCCCAGGTTCCTATTCTGAATCTCAGCGACGATACAAAGGTCTGGAAGTTTACACTTTTACTGTCGAATTTGATTTGATTCCTTTCATACCATAGCGACCACACCACGCAGCCAAGAGAAATGCACCATATATCTTTGCGTTTTGGATCCTTGATCAATCCCAACCATTGTTCGCAGAATTTGGAAAATGTCATATGGAGCGGGGCTGAGAGATTCCACCATTTAAGTATCTCCATCCAAGTGTTCCAGGCAAACCTGCAAGTAAACATAATGTGATTATTTGTTTCTAAATCAGTTTCGCAAAAGGGGCAACATGCATTTTGTGGGCTGATGATTCCTTTCTCCACAAAGAAATCTCCTGTTTTCAGCTTCTCCTTATAAGCTAACCATACAGTTAATTGAGCTCTCGGTGGGATAAACTTTTGTCATACAACAGACTCTAAGGATTTTGGCATTGATGTACCAAGAGATTTATTGAAGGTGGCAGCTATTGCTTTTGTAGGATAGGATGTATGATCAACGTTATTCCATACTAACCCATTTTGTGTATCCTGTTTCGGCCCATTTTGTTCAATGATGAGTCGCAAGGCCCCTACTTCCTCCAATTCCCAATCATACAGGTTTCGTCGCCAGTGCAAATGCCACACCCAAGAGCTTCCTACCCATTCTCCCATCTGATAAACTTGACAGTGTTCCTGTGTTGATATGGTGAAAAGTCTAGGAAATATGTACTTCAAGACTCCCGCATCACACCATCTATCATGCCAAAAAAGAGCAGCTTTTCCATTTCCTACCTTAACCCTCATGCCCTCTTCTATGATTGATCTCACTTTGACTGTGTTCGGGTCATCTGTCAACAAGTTTGCCCACAATCCTGATTTAGCTTTTCTAAAAGTGTCTGTAGATGCCTTTTCACCATTGATATCATGTACTGATTTAATGATTTTCTTCCACAAGGTATTGTCGCATTCCGAGAAACGCCACCACCATTTAAATAAGAGGATCAGGTTTTTGTGCATTATGTTTCCTACACCCAGACCTCCCAGTTCCTTTGGCAACTCAATCTCAGCCCACTTAACTGTAGGACAGCATTTCGAAACTCCACTAACCCTTCCCCAGAAGAACTTCCtctgcattttaactattttgtcGGCTACTATCTTTGGCATTTTGAACAGACTCATAAAGTATACAGGCAGGCTATTTAGCACACATTTAATGAGAGTTAATCTACCAGATCTGGATAGTAATCTTACCTTCCACGATGCCAACTTGTTCTCGATGATTCTTAGAATCGGTTTCCATGCAGCATAAGTATTGAAATTTGCGCCCAGGGGAAAGCCAAGATAGGAAAAGGGGGGGCGTACATGTAAGCAACCAACATTGTTTGCTATTTCATCAACCCAAGAAAAATCATCTGTCTTCCATGAGATGAAAGCAGATTTGTTATAATTGAGTTTCAGGCCCGACATTAATGCAAAAATATCCAGGATTCTAAAATAGTTTATGATGCATGTTGTGCTTTTGGGTGTGAAAATAAGAATATCATCAGCAAACTGGAGGTGTTTTATACTAACCTTTGCTTTACCAATCTTCACCGCTTCAATTAGTTGCATCTCATCTGCCTTTTTCAGAAGATAGATAAGAGCTTCACTGACAAGAATAAAAAGATAGGGAGATAAAGGATCACCTTGTCTAAGACCTCTTTCCATCTTGAACGGACGCAGTGGGGACCCGTTCAGAAGAACAGACATTGAAGCAGAGGAAACACACTCCATAATCCATGCTATCCATAATCGGCCAAAACCTAGTTTTTCCATTACCTTGCTAAGAAAATCCCAGTTAATGGAGTCATAGGCCATCTGGAAATCCACTTTGATCAACGCACCTGAGATTCTATTCTTCTTCAGCCATCTTAAAGATTCATTAGCTATCAACACTCCATCCAAAATTTGCCTATTCCCAACAAAAGCATTTTGTGATTCATCGATGAGGGGGGTGATTACCTCCTTGAGGCGTGACGAGAGGATTTTTGCAATGATCTTGTAGATAGATCCAACCATACTAATCGGCCTGTATTCTTCGATTGCAGTGGGATTATCATTTTTCGGGATCAGGGTTACCCACGTTACATTCAGGTGTCTGAGGGATCCACCGAGAGTGAAGAATTTGGTGACTGTATCGAAGATTTCCTCTTTCAATATCTCCCACATTTCCCGTATAAATCTGAAGTTAAACCCATCGAAACCTGGAGCTTTGTCAATACCACATGCCCACACTGCATTTTTGATTTCCTCTCTTGATGGGATTCTTTCCAGATGACGTGCCTCTGCCTCAGAGATTTTTGTGTGGTTGTTCATGTCAAAGTCAAAGTTTGGTGTGTCCACCGAGTAAAACGATTGACGAAGAACTCCCTGACTTTAGCCTTTAGAACCTCAGCTCCCTCGAAGAGAGTGCCATTGATTTTTACTTTAGTGatttgctgtttcttcttcctGAGCATGGTTGTTGCATGGAAAAATTTTGTGTTGCGGTCTTTCATATTGAAGCCATAGGAACGAGCTCTTTGCCGCCAAATTCTCTCCCTTCTAATGAGCCAAGAGTAAAGCATGTTGTTTGCAGCATTTAGTCTAGCTGTCTCCAAAGTGTCAAGACTACATCCTTCCCCTTTTTTTTCCAGCTCATATACAACTTTCTCAAGATCAGAAATTTTATTTTCCATATGATCAAAATTCTCTTTCCTCCATGTTCTGAGTGGTGCCTTCATGAGTTTCAATTTTGAATGGAGGGGATTATCAGGAATATTGTGCCATTCCTCTACAACGAAGTTCTTAAACTGTGGATGTAGGAACCATGCATCCTGGCATCTGAAGGGTTTTGGGCCCCAATTGGTATACTCATCCAGACGTAGAAGCAAAGGATTATGGTCTGAGAAACTCCTGCATAGCCCTGATAAGATCATATTAGGAAATCTTGTTAACCAATCATCATCACACAAAACTCTATCTAACTTGCTTTTTGACTGGTTTCGTCTCCAGGTGAATTTCAACCCATGTAGGGGAATGTCAATAAGAT
This Amaranthus tricolor cultivar Red isolate AtriRed21 unplaced genomic scaffold, ASM2621246v1 ptg001156l, whole genome shotgun sequence DNA region includes the following protein-coding sequences:
- the LOC130804969 gene encoding uncharacterized protein LOC130804969, with the protein product MRQIWGNDDYDMCEAFASETNSGGIVVVWDKHSFSASTKHGGNRWILVEGSMVKENFQCCIGVIYGHNDRVQRLTMFHEFQQRAGSINKPLLVMGDFNVVLHSGERTGLSLCAQSMQEFSRWINDSNLIDIPLHGLKFTWRRNQSKSKLDRVLCDDDWLTRFPNMILSGLCRSFSDHNPLLLRLDEYTNWGPKPFRCQDAWFLHPQFKNFVVEEWHNIPDNPLHSKLKLMKAPLRTWRKENFDHMENKISDLEKVVYELEKKGEGCSLDTLETARLNAANNMLYSWLIRRERIWRQRARSYGFNMKDRNTKFFHATTMLRKKKQQITKVKINGTLFEGAEVLKAKVREFFVNRFTRWTHQTLTLT